Proteins encoded by one window of Carassius carassius chromosome 30, fCarCar2.1, whole genome shotgun sequence:
- the LOC132110733 gene encoding phosphoinositide 3-kinase adapter protein 1-like isoform X5 codes for MCEVLIVHTSEAREWAEYLQQILVASSKFLEGSLILYDVNEEIWMKNNELFGSSKCIMLLLSTAFLDMQHDPEVQDNFRDLLQPPCKVVAFLCGVSERQVSMDYFEHWKYWRKLNSEDEPSAYVSAVLECINTGSVSENCQNPYEIELEEQTNEFTLSEIPETLPDETEQTEVIGEDVRHTEQTPSNTTGPLGDQTCLTIQPDRILCGNRVNIYIIMVKKIVDEGRLEVEFHSQYSTPQRIPGTLVNEYIVTVQSPDMPAGKVSLTLYKNESVVCSTTVTYYTEMEEICRYLKKAMDPVQFMCQAFDITSKVPESLDNLLADSLEERMPLKGLEVFGISQIADNTSANHSNVELPTLLHFSAKYGLKKLMSLLMRCPGAMQAYSVMNKDGDYPNKLAEKSGFSDLRQFMDEYVETVDLVKTHMEESQNTSGNEDIYEDMLMASQNFISNFDNEDVYECMMKLNPEMGLYDDDIERAMDDSNCESMLRKFFEAQPDRSLQSLEHTPINGGLPEMDDDEYRDMGLNAEIYGEIEEEDPYNPCCPDQIYDIVEPQSTPEIINRPPAPIPRPANLPEPEQNTTYISKVFCLKEPVYSLSQRPESDSSLAPVRLVRDRNMSSDHDPYAGMKTPGQRQLISLQERVKVGELTVEDAVQEFKAWQFDQDKRWRSLRFQQVCNSRKIYRN; via the exons ATGTGTGAGGTGTTAATTGTCCATACCAGTGAGGCCAGGGAATGGGCTGAGTATCTGCAGCAAATATTGGTAGCATCAAGTAAGTTTCTGGAGGGCTCCCTCATTCTGTATGATGTGAATGAAGAGATTTGGATGAAAAACAATGAGCTGTTTGGCTCTAGTAAGTGCATCATGCTTTTGCTGTCTACTGCATTCCTGGACATGCAGCACGACCCAGAAGTGCAGGATAATTTCCGGGATCTTCTTCAGCCTCCTTGCAAAGTTGTTGCATTTTTGTGTGGTGTATCAGAAAGGCAAGTGTCAATGGACTATTTTGAACACTGGAAGTATTGGAGAAAGCTCAATTCAGAAGATGAACCATCAGCATATGTGTCTGCGGTCCTTGAGTGCATTAATACTG GATCTGTTAGTGAAAATTGTCAGAATCCATATGAAATTGAACTAGAAGAACAAACGAATGAGTTCACATTATCAGAGATTCCTGAGACATTACCTGATGAGACGGAACAAACTGAGGTGATTGGGGAAGATGTCCGTCATACTGAGCAGACTCCTTCAAATACCACGGGGCCACTAGGTGATCAAACTTGCCTCACCATTCAACCAGACAGAATACTATGTGGG AATCGTgtgaatatttatataataatggtAAAGAAAATTGTGGATGAGGGCAGACTGGAGGTGGAGTTTCACTCTCAGTACTCGACACCTCAGCGGATCCCTGGGACTCTTGTAAACGAGTACATTGTTACTGTACAGTCACCTG atATGCCAGCTGGGAAAGTCTCATTGACACTTTATAAAAATGAATCTGTGGTCTGTTCAACAACGGTGACATATTACACAGAAATGGAAGAGATTTGCAGGTATCTAAAGAAAGCAATGGATCCTGTGCAGTTCATGTGTCAG GCATTTGATATCACATCAAAGGTGCCCGAGTCATTGGATAATTTGCTTGCAGACTCTCTGGAAGAACGGATGCCTCTAAAGGGATTAGAAGTATTTGGAATTAGTCAAATTGCAGATAACACATCCGCGA ATCACAGTAATGTGGAACTTCCAACACTGCTTCACTTCTCGGCCAAGTATGGCTTAAAAAAGTTAATGTCTTTGTTAATGCGGTGCCCCGGAGCCATGCAGGCCTACAGTGTAATGAACAAAGATGGGGATTACCCTAACAAACTGGCAGAGAAGAGTGGCTTCTCTGATTTAAGACAGTTTATGGACGAATATGTT gAGACAGTAGATTTAGTGAAGACCCACATGGAGGAATCTCAGAACACCTCTGGCAACGAGGATATCTATGAGGACATGTTGATGGCTTCCCAAAATTTCATCAGTAATTTCGATAATGAGGACGTTTACGAGTGTATGATGAAACTAAATCCTGAGATGGGTTTGT ATGATGATGACATAGAAAGGGCTATGGACGACTCCAACTGTGAGTCAATGCTGAGAAAGTTTTTTGAAG CACAACCTGACAGGAGTTTACAGTCCTTGGAACATACTCCAATCAATGGTGGATTACCTGAAATGGATGATGATGAATACCGTGACATGGGCCTTAATGCGGAAATCTATGGGGAAATAGAAGAGGAGGACCCATATAACCCATGCTGCCCTGATCAAATTTATGACATAGTGGAACCACAATCCACCCCTGAAATAATCAACCGTCCACCTGCACCGATTCCACGACCCGCCAACCTGCCGGAGCCAGAACAGAACACAACCTACATTTCCAAAG tattttgtcTCAAGGAACCTGTATACTCACTCAGTCAACGGCCAGAGAGTGATTCCTCTTTAG CACCTGTAAGGCTGGTGAGAGACAGAAACATGAGCAGTGACCATGACCCCTATGCAGGCATGAAGACCCCGGGACAGAGGCAGCTCATCTCTCTACAGGAGAGGGTGAAGGTGGGTGAGCTGACTGTGGAGGACGCAGTTCAGGAGTTCAAGGCTTGGCAGTTTGATCAAGATAAAAGATGGCGCTCTCTCCGCTTCCAGCAGGTATGTAACTCCAG GAAAATTTACAGAAATTAA